From the Desulforhopalus sp. genome, one window contains:
- a CDS encoding phenylacetate--CoA ligase, which yields MYWQKEFECMPREELEQLQLERLQSTLYRLGTHVPFYRRKLREAKVDYEAITSLDALRSLPFTMKEDLHASYPYGLFAVPLRDVVRIHSSPGTAGMTTVVGYTRNDIKNWSDLVARVLRGAGVTAEDVVQVAYDYGIFTGGLGLHYGAERLGASVIPISSGNIKRQIRIMRDFKTTALVCTASHALKLADVMMDMGINSSELSLKYGVFGAEPWSETMRREISSRLGIIATDNYGLSEVMGPGVAGECRECNGLHINEDHFLVEMLHPVTLEPVAPGEIGELVITTLTKEAFPIIRYRTRDLARQLPGDCPCGRTLARISRILGRTDDMLIIRGVNVFPAQIEAVLSDINGTEPPYLIIVDRENHEDKLTVMVEVTESLFFDEVRKQWALADTLQERLISDLGIHVHVKLVEEKTLERIDSKGKKVIDNRKI from the coding sequence ATGTATTGGCAAAAGGAATTTGAATGCATGCCCCGCGAGGAACTAGAGCAACTGCAACTGGAGAGGCTTCAGTCAACCCTCTACCGCTTGGGGACCCATGTGCCTTTTTACCGGCGGAAACTGCGCGAAGCCAAGGTCGACTACGAAGCCATAACCTCCCTTGACGCCCTGCGCAGTCTGCCTTTTACCATGAAGGAAGACCTTCACGCCAGCTACCCCTATGGCCTTTTTGCCGTGCCGCTGCGGGATGTGGTGAGGATTCATTCCTCACCCGGCACCGCCGGCATGACCACGGTCGTCGGCTATACCCGCAACGACATCAAGAATTGGTCGGATCTGGTGGCGCGGGTCCTGCGTGGCGCCGGAGTGACCGCCGAGGATGTGGTGCAGGTTGCCTATGACTACGGCATTTTCACCGGCGGCCTCGGCCTGCATTACGGTGCCGAACGGCTCGGCGCCTCGGTCATTCCCATTTCCTCCGGCAATATCAAACGGCAGATCCGCATCATGCGCGACTTCAAGACCACGGCTCTGGTCTGTACCGCCTCGCATGCCCTGAAACTTGCCGACGTGATGATGGATATGGGTATTAATTCCAGCGAATTGTCCCTGAAGTACGGGGTATTCGGGGCGGAGCCCTGGTCGGAAACCATGCGCCGGGAGATTTCTTCCCGCCTCGGCATTATCGCCACAGACAACTACGGGCTGTCCGAGGTTATGGGACCGGGGGTCGCCGGCGAGTGCCGGGAATGCAACGGTCTGCATATCAACGAGGACCATTTCCTGGTGGAGATGCTGCATCCGGTAACCCTTGAACCGGTTGCCCCCGGTGAGATCGGCGAATTGGTTATTACTACCCTGACCAAGGAGGCCTTCCCGATCATCCGCTATCGCACCCGCGACCTCGCCCGCCAGCTGCCGGGGGATTGTCCCTGCGGCCGGACCCTCGCCCGGATTAGCCGAATTCTCGGTCGTACCGACGACATGCTCATCATCCGGGGCGTCAATGTCTTTCCCGCCCAGATCGAGGCGGTACTGTCCGACATCAACGGCACCGAACCGCCCTACCTGATCATTGTCGACCGGGAGAATCATGAGGATAAGCTGACCGTCATGGTCGAGGTCACCGAATCGCTGTTCTTTGACGAGGTACGAAAGCAGTGGGCCCTGGCCGACACCCTGCAGGAGCGCCTGATCTCCGACCTGGGCATCCATGTCCATGTCAAACTCGTCGAAGAAAAGACCCTCGAACGGATCGACAGCAAGGGCAAAAAAGTCATCGATAACCGCAAGATTTAG
- a CDS encoding ABC transporter ATP-binding protein — MTTILQVDELSKRFGGLQAVDGVSFSLQQGAIKAVIGPNGAGKTTLFNLIAGMLPPTSGTIRFQDRAIGGMRPFRVAELGIARTFQNIKMFAGMTALENVMVGRHVRSHSGFLASMFRSSGCRREEKAIRLKSLELLDFLGIANCADTLATNLAFGQQRAVEMARALALEPSLLLLDEPAAGLNIYETAELGRLIVRIRDLGITVLLVEHDMSLVMDISDEIVVLSFGRKIAEDVPKVIQGDPEVIKVYLGE; from the coding sequence ATGACGACGATTCTTCAGGTGGATGAGCTCAGTAAGCGGTTTGGTGGCCTGCAGGCGGTCGATGGCGTCAGTTTCTCGCTGCAGCAGGGGGCGATCAAGGCGGTCATCGGCCCGAATGGCGCCGGCAAGACGACACTTTTTAACCTGATTGCCGGGATGCTGCCCCCCACCTCGGGGACCATCCGTTTTCAGGACAGGGCCATAGGCGGCATGCGGCCGTTTCGGGTGGCTGAACTGGGGATCGCCAGAACCTTTCAGAATATCAAGATGTTCGCCGGCATGACGGCGCTTGAAAACGTCATGGTTGGTAGGCATGTACGTTCGCATTCCGGATTTCTCGCCTCGATGTTTCGCAGTTCCGGTTGCCGCCGGGAAGAAAAGGCCATTCGGCTAAAATCCCTGGAACTCCTCGATTTTTTGGGTATCGCCAATTGCGCCGATACCCTGGCTACCAACCTCGCCTTCGGCCAGCAACGTGCCGTGGAAATGGCCAGGGCCCTGGCCCTGGAGCCCTCGCTGCTCCTCCTCGACGAACCGGCGGCGGGCCTGAATATCTACGAGACGGCGGAGCTCGGCAGGCTGATCGTCCGTATACGTGACTTAGGGATCACCGTCCTCCTGGTGGAACACGATATGTCCCTGGTCATGGATATCTCTGATGAAATAGTGGTTCTCAGCTTTGGCCGGAAGATTGCCGAGGACGTGCCGAAGGTGATTCAAGGCGATCCGGAAGTCATCAAGGTCTATCTTGGAGAGTAG
- a CDS encoding ABC transporter ATP-binding protein, protein MLKIRNLEAGYGKLRVLKNISMHVKAGEIVAIIGANGAGKTTLLATIAGLIRATSGEVRFQGEDISKLAAAKIPGRGCVMVPEGRQVFASMTVADNLILGGHALARQHKKDLNRLLDHQYELFPILKERRSQFAGTLSGGEQQMLAMGRALMSKPSLVMMDEPSTGLAPLIVRDIFQIIVRLRAEGNTVLLVEQNAKAALAIADRGYVLETGKVIIQGPAEDLLANKDVQRAYLGREKLEE, encoded by the coding sequence ATGTTAAAGATACGAAATCTTGAGGCGGGATACGGCAAGCTGCGGGTGCTGAAAAATATCTCGATGCATGTCAAGGCCGGTGAGATCGTGGCGATCATCGGGGCAAACGGGGCGGGTAAGACGACACTGCTGGCGACCATCGCCGGCTTGATCCGGGCCACCTCCGGGGAGGTTCGTTTTCAGGGCGAGGATATCTCCAAGCTTGCCGCCGCCAAGATCCCCGGCAGGGGCTGTGTCATGGTGCCGGAGGGTCGGCAGGTATTCGCCTCGATGACCGTGGCCGACAACCTCATCCTTGGCGGCCATGCCCTGGCAAGGCAGCACAAAAAAGACCTGAACCGCCTTCTTGACCACCAGTACGAGTTGTTTCCGATCCTCAAAGAGCGCCGGTCGCAGTTCGCCGGCACCTTGTCCGGTGGCGAACAACAGATGTTGGCGATGGGCCGGGCCCTCATGTCCAAGCCGTCGCTGGTGATGATGGATGAGCCCTCGACGGGCCTTGCCCCGCTCATTGTCCGCGATATCTTCCAGATCATCGTCCGGCTGCGGGCGGAGGGCAATACGGTCCTGCTGGTCGAACAGAATGCCAAGGCGGCCCTGGCCATCGCTGACCGCGGCTATGTCCTTGAGACCGGCAAGGTCATCATCCAGGGGCCTGCCGAGGACCTCCTGGCCAATAAAGATGTCCAGCGGGCCTACCTTGGACGGGAAAAACTGGAGGAGTGA